The Asticcacaulis sp. EMRT-3 region CGGCATGTTGAAAACCTGTGTCGGACCGGCAACCTACCGCAAGGCGCTCGATCATTATTTCGCCGCCAATGACGGCACGGCGGCCACGCTGGAGGATTTCCTCGCCAGCTTCTCGGCGGTGACCGGAGACAGCTTCACCGGCTGGCTCGACTGGTACACCCAGGCCGGCACGCCGCGCGTCGAGATAGAGACGGTCTATGATGACAAGGCGCGCACCCTGACCCTGACCGCGTGCCAGACCACCCTGCCCACGCCCGGCCAGCCCGACAAGATGCCCCTGCCGATTCCGCTGCGCTTCGGCCTGCTCGACCCCGATGGCGCGGCCATGAGCTACACACTGGATGGCGAAACGGCGACCGAAAGCCTGTATATCCTGCGCGCGCCCGAAACCGAGATCGTGCTGCATGACGTGGCGCAGGCCCCCGTGCTGTCGGCCCTGCGCCATTTTTCGGCACCCGTGATCCTGACCGTGGCGGAAGACGATGCGGCGGCCTTTGCGCGCTTTCGCGGCGACGCCGACCCGTTCAACCGCTGGGAGGCGGCACAAGGTTTGGCGCGTCAGTTGATCCTTGATCCGCACTTGCCGGAGGCGGGCGTGGCGCGCTTTGCCGATGCCTTGCGCGCCTGCCTCGAAGACGAGCGGCTCGACGCCGCTTTTCAGGCGCTGATCTTAAGCCTGCCCAGTGAATCCGATCTGGCGCAAACGCAGCGCCCGGTCGATCCCGGCTTTTTGCACTCAAACCGCAAGCGCTTCAAATCGGCCCTGTCGCTCAAGCTTGGCTCCACCTTGCGCGAACTCTATAATGCCGTGAGCCTGCCCAATGCGTTCAGCCCCGACGCCCATTCGGCCGGTTTGCGCGCCCTGAAAAACGCCCTGCTCGACCTGATCATGGCGGGCTATGCTGAGGCTGAAGACCGTGCCGAGCGGCTGGCTTTGGCTGAGGCGCATTTCGACCATGCCGACAATATGACGGATATGATCGGCGGGTTGTCAGCGCTGTCTTATGCAAGCAAGGAGGCTTATGCAAGCAAGGGGCCTTACGCGGGCGGCGACGCCTTTCAGAGCGCGCTCGACAGCTTCTATGCCCGCTTCCGCAGCGAACCGCTGGTCGTGGATAAATGGTTCGCCCTGCAATCAGGCACGCCCAATGCCGACCCGGCCGAAACGCGCCAGCGTGTGCGCGCCCTGACGCAACATCCCGATTTCGACGCGAAGACGCCCAATCGCTGGCGATCGGTGGTACAGGCCTTTGCCGGTAATCCCGGTGCCTTCCACGCCACTGACGGTTCGGGCTACGCCTTTCTGGTCGAACAGATCCTGATGGTGGACGCCTTCAACCCGATGACGGCAGCGCGTTTGATCGAACCCTTGAGCCGTTATCGCGTTTACGCCTCGCCGTGGCGCGAAGCGATGCAGGCGGCGCTTGAACGGATTCGCGCCACATCCGGCCTGTCGAAAAATGTGTTCGAACTGGCCAGCAAGGCGCTGGAGGATTAGGCCTTCCACCGCAAAGCCCGCATTGTTTTTTCGGTGGATGTGAGCGAAACGGAGAAATCCTTAACCAATCTTAAGGATAACCGCCCTAGATTCGCGACGTGCCGGGTCTGATTTTCCGGCACGCCCACACTTCCCGTCAGGAGAGACGATTGGCTGGCCTTGAACGTGTCAGGTTCCTGGTGGTGGACGACAACGCCCACATGATCAGCATCGTCAAAACCATCTTGCGTGGTTTTGGTGCTTTGCACGTCTTCGAGGCGCGTGATGCCACCGAAGCCTTTCACCGCCTCAAGCACGACGCCATCGACATCGTGATCACCGATTACCAGATGGACGTGCTGGATGGCGTTGAATTCGTGCAGCTTGTGCGCAATTCTTCGGACAGCCCCGACCGTTATGTGCCGATCATCATGCTGACCGCCCATTCCGAGCGCTCGCGGGTGCTGGCGGCACGCGATGCCGGTTCCAATGAATTTTGCTGCAAGCCGGTCACCGCGCTGGAGCTGCGCCGCAAGGTGGTGGCCATTGTCGATCATCCGCGCCCCTTCATCAAGACCGGCAATTATTTCGGGCCCGACCGCCGTCGCAAGATGGATCAGCATTATCAGGGCCCGGAACGGCGCGAGGGCTGGAGCGAGGATCACCAGCCGCCGCTGAACAATCGCAAGCGCCAGAGTTCCGGCAGCGCCGATGATGAGCACGTGGCCTGACGAGAATTCGGTTTATAAAACCTTAAGACTCTCGACAATAGGTTAACCCCGCGTTTACCCTTCAGGTACAGTGCGAATCATTTGGGATTATCCGTGGCGGCAGGGCGTCAAAAACAGCGCATAGAGGCGCAAGCTTCCGAATCGTCGCCCAAACCGGGCGCGTTCGCGCTTCGCCGCCCGCCGCACAAGGCGCGCTCGGCCTTCTCCATCGCCGCCAATTACAATATCGCTATGGCCATGCCGCGCTGGGTGCGCATCGGTGCGCTCAGCCTGACGCTCGGCCTGATGCTGTTTGTCGGCCTGTCCACCATGCAACTGGGCAACAGCATTTCCGCCGACCGTGACAGCGAGGGGCAGGCCCTGCTCAGTACGGCCAGCCTGCAAGCGGCGCGTCTCGATTCGCGCTTCACCGCATCGGGCGTGGCGCTGGAAGCGGCCAGTGCGCAACTGGCGACGCGGCGCGACGAACCCTTAAGCGCCACCGAGACGGGCCTCAAGCTGGCGCACGGCCATTTGCTGGCGGTCAGCGCGGTCAGTGCCGGGGGCAGCCTGCTGGCGCAAAGCGGCAGCGACGATGCCGACCTGGCCGTTCAGGCCGCCGCCGCCGCGCATCGTGATCTAGACATTGTGACGGTCGCCTCAAGGCTGGTGCCGACGCCGCGCCCCTATCTTGTGCTGCGCGGCGAAAATGGCCAGCCTGACCTGGTGGGCCGCCTCGACAATTCGCTGGCCGCGCCCGGTGACAAGGTCTTGAGTCTGCTGATCGACAGCGACGGCGTGATCGTTGAGGCATCCGATGAAAGCCTGATCGGCGCATCGCTGAAAGATGCCCTGGCCGTGACCTATGCGCAGGTGCGTGATCGCGCCGATTCGCGCAATCTCATTCAGGGCGCGCTCAAGGAAGGCGGCTTTGTCAAGATCGCCTCGGTGCGCGAAGACGCCGGGGCCGTTGTCGATAATGGCCTGATCCTGCTGCGGGCCATGCCGAGCAAACGCTTCTATTCCCCTTCCGCCGACCTGACACGCGCCATCTTTTTTGCCGGTTTCCCACTGCTGATCGGTATGCTGTTCGGTCTTCTGCTCTTTTTGCAGGCCCGCAAAAGCCGTGACGATACCTTGCAGTTTCAGGCCAATGAACAGCGCTACAAGCTGGCCGTGGAATCGGCGCGCTGCGGTATCTGGGACTGGGATCTCGACCAGAACCTCGTCTATATGTCCGATGTGACCGGTGCCATGTTCGGCTGGGGCGGCTCAGGCGTGGCCACCACCGACGAGGTTTTGCAGCGTATTGCGCCGGAACACCGCAGCGATGTTGTCAATGCGCTCGACGCCGCGCGTCGCAAGGGGGCGTTTGATGTGTCGTTCCGGGTGACAAGACCGGATGCACAATCTCTGTGGGTCGATGCGCGCGGCCAGTCGGTCAGCGGCAGCGCCGATGGCGGTTTCACGCGCTTGAGCGGCGTGGCGCTCGATGTCTCCGAAGAGCGTATCGCCCAGCTTCGCGCCCAGCGCGCCGAGGCCCGCCTGCGCGACGCCATCAATTCGGTGTCGGACGCCTTCGTGCTGTGGGACCGCAAGGGTCGCCTCCTGATGTGGAACGCCACCTTCGGTGACACCTTCAATATCGATGCGCGCTTCTTAAAACCCGGCACCACCCGCGACCTGATCGATCAGGTGATGCAGATCGCCATCCGCCGCCAGCAACCGGCCCAGGACGAGCGTGAGGGCGTGATCGAGGCCGAACTGAATAATGGCCGCTGGATTCAGATCTCGGAAAGTCGCACAGCCGAAGGCGGCCGCGTCCTGACCGGCGCCGACATCACCGCCGTCAAGCTTCAGGAAGAAAAGAGCCGCGAAAACGAGGAAATGCTGCAAGGCCTCGTCGAGAAACTGGAGCAGAGCCGCCATCAGCAGACGGTTCTGGCGCGTAATTACGAGATCGAAAAGCTGCGCGCCGAAGCCGCCAATCATGCCAAGAGCGAATTCCTGGCCAATATGAGCCACGAATTGCGCACGCCCCTCAATGCGATCAACGGCTTTTCGGAGATCATGGCCTCGGAAATGTTCGGCCCGCTCGGTCATGACCGTTACCGCGAATATGCCGGCGACATCCTCAGTTCCGGCCAGCATCTTCTGTCCCTGATCAATGACATACTCGACATGTCGAAGATCGAGGCGGGCAAGCTGACTCTGCGCCTCGAACCGGTTCTGGTCGATGAGGTGGTCGAAGACACGCTGCGTCTGGTGCGCCAGCGCGCCGAAAAGGCGGGCTTGCGGATTCGCGTCCACCTGCCGCAACTGCCGGAAATCAGCGCCGATTTTCGGGCGCTCAAGCAGATTTTGCTTAATCTGCTGACCAATGCGGTGAAATTCACCCCGCACGGTGGCACCATTACCATTTCCGCCGTGGCCACTGATGAAAACGTCCATATCCGCGTCGCCGATACCGGCATCGGCATTGCCGAAAAGGATCTGGAGCGGCTGGCGCGTCCGTTCGAGCAGATCGAGAACCAGTTTTCCAAAACCCGCGAAGGTACAGGGCTTGGTCTGGCCCTGACCAAGTCACTGATCGAAATGCACCACGGGCGCTTCGAGGTGGACAGCGTTCTGGGTCAGGGCACGACGGCGCAGATCATCCTGCCAATCCATCAGGCTTCGCAAGGTGCAATGGATGGCAAGGGCAGCCGCATCACCAGCGCCGCCTGATCGAACACGGGTTTATTGCGAAGCCTGTTCGGCGTGTTGCGGGGCACCTTGCGGCGATGACGCCACCGGCTTCTGCGGCGGATGGCCGAGGCGACCGAAACGTAAGGACGGCCGCATCACCTGACTGGAGATGAAGGCGCGTTCCTTGGGCGACATGGTTTTCATACCAACGATCAGCGCATTTTCGATCTTGCAGCGCGCGCCATCCTCGGCATTGCGCGCCTGTTCCGACAATATGGCCGCCTGGGTGGCATCGTAAGGTGCCTTATTGATGATCTGGCTGGCCTGAAGGCGCAGGGTGCGCGCACGGGCCATATCGTCCTCACCCGCCAGACCCGCGCTCTTGAGCAGGCCAAACACCTGATCACGCTCGGCGGGGGTCAGTTCCTTGATGGCGGCCCGCCAGGCATTGATCCCGCGCATGGCTTTTTCATAATGATGCATATTTTGCCGAATAACCACGGCCCCGCCGCCGATCACCGCCAGCAGGAAGATATTGACCGCCACCGAGACGCCCAGCGCCCATTTCCACTTACGCGCCGTCAATTGTTGTCTCCGTCGATAATCTGCACCTGAGCCAGCACGGTCTGGGCGCGCATATCGCCGATACTCATCAGGCTTAAGTGCGCCCCAACCGCCGCACCGGCCACGCAGGCGGCCAGACCGATACCCGTCCACAACCACGGCAGGCTTTGCGGCCTTGGCGCTGCACGACGCGGCGCGGGCAGGCTGACCACCTTATCGATGCCGGCATTCATGGCTGGCAGCAGGCGCGACAGGGCGCGCATTTCGGCCGCCTGATCGGCCTCGGCGCGCACATGCTCCGCCAGGCTGACACCACCCAGCAGGCCATCGGTGGCGCGCGCCTCAGCCAGCAAGCCATCCGCCAGATCGGCATGGGCCTGCATGAAAGCCAGGGCGGCTTCGCGCTCGGCCTGCGGCCAGCGCCGCGCCTCGGCACCATAGGCCGCCAGGATCGCTGCAAAACGGGTTTCGTCCATACGCTTGTTCATATTATACCTCCCGCCCTGAGGGTCGGGTTCTTTTATCCTGTCGATGATCGTCTTTTTGACGTGTCCGTGGCGCGTGATCGGCGGTAACATCGTTATCGCCCTGCATCAAGCCCTTCAGGCCACGGCGCGCCCGCGCCAGCAAACTTTCCAGCGCCTCGATACTGACCTCCATCATGGCCGCCGCTTCGATATTCGACAATTCCTGATAATAGCACAGCGTAATCGCCACCTTCTGACGCTCCGGCAGGCTATTGAGGGCCGTCTGCAAACGCTGCGCCGTCTGGGCCTGTTCGAGAAGCGCCGCAGGACCAGCGGCGCTGTCGATGATCTCGATGTCGTCGGCGCTGACATTATCGCGCCGCCTGCGCAGGCGATCATAGCAGAGATTGAGCGCCACCCGGTGCATCCAGGTATCGATGCGCGCCTTGCCGGGCACCCAGTCGCGCGCCTGCTTCCAGGTACGCAACAGGGTTTCCTGCGCCACATCCTCGGCCTCGCTGGCGTCACCGAGCAGGCGACGACCGAGCGACATCAGTCTGGGCATTTTGCGCGCCACAAAGACCGACAGGGCCGAGGCGTCACCGCGCGCTATGCGTTCCAGCAAGAGTTCGTCGGGATCGCTGCTCAACCTGTTCCCCGGAAT contains the following coding sequences:
- the pepN gene encoding aminopeptidase N, translated to MRTDTPQPIRLADYRAPDFSFPAIDLTFDLHPTQTRVKARLTVERKGHKDAPLVLMGERLKLISVALDGRPLTPADYALSDENLTLPNVPDSFTLETEVEIDPSNNKTLEGLYMSSGRFCTQCEAEGFRKITYSLDRPDSLSRYRVRIEAPKAGFPHLLSNGNLIERGSLDGDRHFAQWEDPFFKPCYLFALVAGELDMLEDSFTTMSGRRVDLRIYVDTGMRTRAAYAMDALKRSMKWDEDTYGREYDLDLFMIVAVRDFNFGAMENKGLNIFNASLLLADPHTATDADYERIESVIAHEYFHNWSGNRVTCRDWFQLCLKEGLTVFRDQGFSADQRGHAVARIKDVRALRARQFAEDSGPLAHPVRPSAYVKIDNFYTATIYEKGAEIVGMLKTCVGPATYRKALDHYFAANDGTAATLEDFLASFSAVTGDSFTGWLDWYTQAGTPRVEIETVYDDKARTLTLTACQTTLPTPGQPDKMPLPIPLRFGLLDPDGAAMSYTLDGETATESLYILRAPETEIVLHDVAQAPVLSALRHFSAPVILTVAEDDAAAFARFRGDADPFNRWEAAQGLARQLILDPHLPEAGVARFADALRACLEDERLDAAFQALILSLPSESDLAQTQRPVDPGFLHSNRKRFKSALSLKLGSTLRELYNAVSLPNAFSPDAHSAGLRALKNALLDLIMAGYAEAEDRAERLALAEAHFDHADNMTDMIGGLSALSYASKEAYASKGPYAGGDAFQSALDSFYARFRSEPLVVDKWFALQSGTPNADPAETRQRVRALTQHPDFDAKTPNRWRSVVQAFAGNPGAFHATDGSGYAFLVEQILMVDAFNPMTAARLIEPLSRYRVYASPWREAMQAALERIRATSGLSKNVFELASKALED
- a CDS encoding response regulator — translated: MAGLERVRFLVVDDNAHMISIVKTILRGFGALHVFEARDATEAFHRLKHDAIDIVITDYQMDVLDGVEFVQLVRNSSDSPDRYVPIIMLTAHSERSRVLAARDAGSNEFCCKPVTALELRRKVVAIVDHPRPFIKTGNYFGPDRRRKMDQHYQGPERREGWSEDHQPPLNNRKRQSSGSADDEHVA
- a CDS encoding PAS domain-containing sensor histidine kinase, whose product is MAAGRQKQRIEAQASESSPKPGAFALRRPPHKARSAFSIAANYNIAMAMPRWVRIGALSLTLGLMLFVGLSTMQLGNSISADRDSEGQALLSTASLQAARLDSRFTASGVALEAASAQLATRRDEPLSATETGLKLAHGHLLAVSAVSAGGSLLAQSGSDDADLAVQAAAAAHRDLDIVTVASRLVPTPRPYLVLRGENGQPDLVGRLDNSLAAPGDKVLSLLIDSDGVIVEASDESLIGASLKDALAVTYAQVRDRADSRNLIQGALKEGGFVKIASVREDAGAVVDNGLILLRAMPSKRFYSPSADLTRAIFFAGFPLLIGMLFGLLLFLQARKSRDDTLQFQANEQRYKLAVESARCGIWDWDLDQNLVYMSDVTGAMFGWGGSGVATTDEVLQRIAPEHRSDVVNALDAARRKGAFDVSFRVTRPDAQSLWVDARGQSVSGSADGGFTRLSGVALDVSEERIAQLRAQRAEARLRDAINSVSDAFVLWDRKGRLLMWNATFGDTFNIDARFLKPGTTRDLIDQVMQIAIRRQQPAQDEREGVIEAELNNGRWIQISESRTAEGGRVLTGADITAVKLQEEKSRENEEMLQGLVEKLEQSRHQQTVLARNYEIEKLRAEAANHAKSEFLANMSHELRTPLNAINGFSEIMASEMFGPLGHDRYREYAGDILSSGQHLLSLINDILDMSKIEAGKLTLRLEPVLVDEVVEDTLRLVRQRAEKAGLRIRVHLPQLPEISADFRALKQILLNLLTNAVKFTPHGGTITISAVATDENVHIRVADTGIGIAEKDLERLARPFEQIENQFSKTREGTGLGLALTKSLIEMHHGRFEVDSVLGQGTTAQIILPIHQASQGAMDGKGSRITSAA
- a CDS encoding periplasmic heavy metal sensor, coding for MTARKWKWALGVSVAVNIFLLAVIGGGAVVIRQNMHHYEKAMRGINAWRAAIKELTPAERDQVFGLLKSAGLAGEDDMARARTLRLQASQIINKAPYDATQAAILSEQARNAEDGARCKIENALIVGMKTMSPKERAFISSQVMRPSLRFGRLGHPPQKPVASSPQGAPQHAEQASQ
- a CDS encoding RNA polymerase sigma factor, which translates into the protein MRHLKLITPEPDPEGSSDVAPLARPVHLSVIPGNRLSSDPDELLLERIARGDASALSVFVARKMPRLMSLGRRLLGDASEAEDVAQETLLRTWKQARDWVPGKARIDTWMHRVALNLCYDRLRRRRDNVSADDIEIIDSAAGPAALLEQAQTAQRLQTALNSLPERQKVAITLCYYQELSNIEAAAMMEVSIEALESLLARARRGLKGLMQGDNDVTADHAPRTRQKDDHRQDKRTRPSGREV